From a single Tachypleus tridentatus isolate NWPU-2018 chromosome 6, ASM421037v1, whole genome shotgun sequence genomic region:
- the LOC143252573 gene encoding uncharacterized protein LOC143252573 isoform X1 translates to MDFKNKTRQATYVLLFLTYLILGISLPCSGKNDSMFSCIDQFGYHPDPGDCSKYFVCVFGEPLHESCTGGLYFSTELQTCDWPRNTKCAGGGSQTKAEEADHGVLPNSGDVLLSQTRELDSSHEGNSNYGERRTSGIVGGTNGIPQSNTLRPDRTWPSTIPPLINPPPNPAAVQTSPVKPSYQDPYNNVPGGPEQSSRSDKSNYNTLYSISQVNPQDPPQYFEGVPSVVASNKKTFGGTDQLPDAPDLSVFVKSVFQNDGTHENTAVDHETHYTNNNHREFKTLHPIDHNNGHSKDPDTIPYPASMLNKRKLSSTLENFENTDVLSNIKTNNGNHKDPDTILVHNKSPNNYRDTGGPSIYNDNRGTFETLFSQSNNNRYHDDRGTLSIYNRNNDKHKNSDVIFTLSKNNGHSKDPDTDLPLSRNNGHYDDPDTIPLLSTNNGHSKDPDIISPLSTNNDRYKAPDTISSLSTNNGHSKDPDTIPSFSTNNGHPKDSDTIPRVSSDEGHSKDVDVVPALASNNGHYKDPDVRFLASASIPPPEESKNLHPAYGPKQTLQSPGSIDAQFDTSPSIISLSDTHNQRNYNYPSDKKITSTQKFNAPGAGDISVSNDPTQLFNYRSYNDPYQYNYEYYEDYEPTDPTPPFNVESHNKSTNTTTSNPPVVITSSSAQKSFNSTSLYPARPSPVYPTPAPLVKANECNPSKCLAPDCRCGGIDIPGGLPVSETPQVLLLTFDDAINDLNFDLYKEIFSGRKNPNGCPIHGTFYISHEWTDYGEVQTLYSQGHEIASHTISHSYGEKFSKNKWFKEIQGQREILHLYGGVKMEDIRGMRAPFLQIGGNPMFEMLFEANFTYDSSMPVFENDPPFWPFTLDYAINNECMITPCPNESFPGLWEMAMVMWVDLKGGRCSMADACSNPQDEQGIVEFLKKNFNRHYNSNRAPLGLFFHSAWFTTAHHKKGLLKFLDEVLSKGDVWLVTNWQLIQWLRNPTPKSKLKSFEPWQCKRQDLPPPCHNPTVCNVWDKNGIRYMKTCQQCPSHYPWVGRTGYKKDG, encoded by the exons gtATATCATTGCCATGCAGTGGTAAAAATGACAGCATGTTCTCATGCATTGATCAGTTTGGATACCACCCAGACCCAGGGGACTGCAGCAAATATTTCGTTTGTGTGTTTGGAGAACCCCTTCACGAAAGTTGTACCGGCGGATTGTACTTTAGTACTGAACTGCAAACCTGTGATTGGCCGAGAAACACCAAATGCGCAGGTGGTG GCTCACAGACAAAAGCAGAAGAAGCAGACCACGGGGTTTTACCAAACAGTGGTGACGTTTTATTAAGTCAGACACGTGAGCTGGATTCATCTCATGAAGGGAACTCAAACTATGGTGAACGAAGAACTTCTGGAATTGTAGGAGGAACGAATGGAATACCACAGTCAAATACCTTAAGACCAGATAGAACGTGGCCATCGACAATTCCACCTCTCATAAACCCTCCCCCAAATCCTGCTGCTGTTCAAACATCTCCAGTAAAACCATCATACCAAGACCCGTATAACAATGTTCCTGGTGGACCTGAACAATCGAGTCGTTCAGACAAAAGCAACTATAACACACTCTATAGTATATCTCAGGTAAATCCCCAAGACCCACCCCAGTATTTCGAAGGTGTCCCTTCTGTCGTTGCATCTAATAAGAAGACATTTGGAGGTACTGACCAGTTACCAGATGCTCCTGATCTAAGTGTATTTGTGAAATCAGTATTTCAAAACGATGGCACACATGAGAACACAGCTGTGGACCATGAAACCCATTACACCAACAACAATCACAGGGAATTCAAAACACTTCATCCTATTGATCACAACAATGGCCACTCAAAAGACCCAGATACGATACCTTATCCTGCAAGCATGTTAAACAAGAGAAAACTATCTTCCACTCtagaaaactttgaaaatacaGATGTACTCTCAAATATTAAAACCAACAATGGAAACCACAAGGATCCGGATACAATCTTAGTTCACAATAAAAGTCCAAATAACTACAGGGATACTGGTGGGCCCTCTATATACAATGACAATAGAGGTACTTTTGAGACATTATTTTCACAGAGTAATAACAACCGTTATCATGATGATCGGGGAACGTTATCAATCTACAAtagaaataatgataaacacaaaaaTTCAGATGTGATTTTTACTTTATCTAAAAATAATGGCCACTCTAAAGACCCAGATACAGATCTACCTTTATCTAGAAATAATGGCCACTATGACGATCCAGATACAATCCCACTTTTATCTACAAATAATGGTCATTCTAAAGATCCTGACATAATCTCACCTTTATCGACAAACAATGACCGTTATAAAGCTCCAGATACAATTTCGTCTTTATCTACAAATAATGGTCATTCTAAAGATCCGGATACAATCCCATCTTTTTCTACAAATAATGGTCATCCAAAAGATTCAGATACAATTCCACGTGTATCAAGTGATGAAGGACACTCAAAGGATGTTGATGTAGTTCCAGCTTTAGCAAGTAACAATGGTCATTATAAAGACCCGGATGTTAGGTTTTTAGCTTCAGCGTCTATTCCACCTCCAGAGGAGTCTAAAAACCTCCACCCTGCCTACGGGCCTAAACAGACTTTGCAAAGTCCAGGCAGTATAGATGCCCAGTTTGACACTAGTCCCTCCATTATAAGTTTATCTGATACTCATAACCAACGTAATTATAATTACCCTAGTGACAAAAAAATCACTTCTACTCAAAAGTTTAATGCTCCAGGTGCAGGAGATATATCAGTTAGCAATGACCCCACTCAACTCTTCAACTATAGGAGTTACAATGACCCGTATCAGTACAATTACGAATATTATGAAGATTATGAGCCTACAGATCCCACACCACCATTTAACGTGGAATCTCATAACAAATCAACAAATACAACTACTTCAAACCCTCCTGTAGTTATAACTAGTTCATCAGCTCAGAAATCTTTCAATTCAACCTCTTTATATCCCGCCAGACCCTCTCCTGTATATCCCACTCCTGCACCTTTAGTAAAAGCCAATGAATGTAACCCTAGTAAGTGTCTTGCTCCAGATTGTCGCTGTGGTGGAATAGACATTCCTGGAGGGCTGCCTGTTAGCGAGACCCCTCAAGTCCTGCTTCTTACCTTTGATGACGCAATTAATGacttaaattttgatttatacaaagaaatatttagtgGACGAAAAAATCCTAACGGTTGTCCCATTCATGGAACGTTTTACATTTCTCATGAGTGGACGGATTACGGAGAAGTTCAAACCCTTTATTCTCAAGGCCACGAGATTGCATCACATACTATCAG CCACAGCTATGGAGAGAAGTTCTCCAAGAACAAGTGGTTCAAAGAAATACAGGGTCAACGAGAGATTCTCCATCTGTATGGAGGAGTCAAGATGGAAGACATCCGCGGGATGAGAGCACCCTTTCTGCAAATTGGTGGGAACCCCATGTTTGAAATGCTGTTCGAGGCCAACTTCACTTACGATTCTTCCATGCCTGTGTTTGAGAATGATCCTCCTTTCTGGCCTTTTACCCTCGACTACGCCATCAACAACGAATGCATGATCACGCCTTGTCCCAATGAATCCTTTCCGGGACTGTGGGAGATGGCAATGGTAATGTGGGTGGACTTGAAAGGTGGTCGTTGTTCTATGGCCGATGCCTGCTCTAATCCCCAAGACGAACAAGGAATAGTAGAATTCCTCAAGAAAAATTTCAATCGCCACTATAACTCAAATCGTGCCCCACTTGGTCTATTCTTCCACTCGGCTTGGTTCACCACAGCCCACCACAAGAAGGGATTATTGAAGTTCTTAGACGAAGTCCTCAGCAAAGGCGATGTCTGGCTTGTAACCAACTGGCAACTCATTCAGTGGCTAAGAAATCCTACACCCAAATCCAAATTGAAAAGTTTTGAACCCTGGCAATGTAAACGACAAGATCTTCCTCCTCCATGCCACAATCCTACCGTGTGTAATGTGTGGGACAAGAACGGCATACGTTACATGAAAACGTGCCAGCAATGTCCAAGTCACTATCCCTGGGTGGGGAGGACTGGTTATAAAAAGGACGGATAG
- the LOC143252573 gene encoding uncharacterized protein LOC143252573 isoform X2 — translation MFSCIDQFGYHPDPGDCSKYFVCVFGEPLHESCTGGLYFSTELQTCDWPRNTKCAGGGSQTKAEEADHGVLPNSGDVLLSQTRELDSSHEGNSNYGERRTSGIVGGTNGIPQSNTLRPDRTWPSTIPPLINPPPNPAAVQTSPVKPSYQDPYNNVPGGPEQSSRSDKSNYNTLYSISQVNPQDPPQYFEGVPSVVASNKKTFGGTDQLPDAPDLSVFVKSVFQNDGTHENTAVDHETHYTNNNHREFKTLHPIDHNNGHSKDPDTIPYPASMLNKRKLSSTLENFENTDVLSNIKTNNGNHKDPDTILVHNKSPNNYRDTGGPSIYNDNRGTFETLFSQSNNNRYHDDRGTLSIYNRNNDKHKNSDVIFTLSKNNGHSKDPDTDLPLSRNNGHYDDPDTIPLLSTNNGHSKDPDIISPLSTNNDRYKAPDTISSLSTNNGHSKDPDTIPSFSTNNGHPKDSDTIPRVSSDEGHSKDVDVVPALASNNGHYKDPDVRFLASASIPPPEESKNLHPAYGPKQTLQSPGSIDAQFDTSPSIISLSDTHNQRNYNYPSDKKITSTQKFNAPGAGDISVSNDPTQLFNYRSYNDPYQYNYEYYEDYEPTDPTPPFNVESHNKSTNTTTSNPPVVITSSSAQKSFNSTSLYPARPSPVYPTPAPLVKANECNPSKCLAPDCRCGGIDIPGGLPVSETPQVLLLTFDDAINDLNFDLYKEIFSGRKNPNGCPIHGTFYISHEWTDYGEVQTLYSQGHEIASHTISHSYGEKFSKNKWFKEIQGQREILHLYGGVKMEDIRGMRAPFLQIGGNPMFEMLFEANFTYDSSMPVFENDPPFWPFTLDYAINNECMITPCPNESFPGLWEMAMVMWVDLKGGRCSMADACSNPQDEQGIVEFLKKNFNRHYNSNRAPLGLFFHSAWFTTAHHKKGLLKFLDEVLSKGDVWLVTNWQLIQWLRNPTPKSKLKSFEPWQCKRQDLPPPCHNPTVCNVWDKNGIRYMKTCQQCPSHYPWVGRTGYKKDG, via the exons ATGTTCTCATGCATTGATCAGTTTGGATACCACCCAGACCCAGGGGACTGCAGCAAATATTTCGTTTGTGTGTTTGGAGAACCCCTTCACGAAAGTTGTACCGGCGGATTGTACTTTAGTACTGAACTGCAAACCTGTGATTGGCCGAGAAACACCAAATGCGCAGGTGGTG GCTCACAGACAAAAGCAGAAGAAGCAGACCACGGGGTTTTACCAAACAGTGGTGACGTTTTATTAAGTCAGACACGTGAGCTGGATTCATCTCATGAAGGGAACTCAAACTATGGTGAACGAAGAACTTCTGGAATTGTAGGAGGAACGAATGGAATACCACAGTCAAATACCTTAAGACCAGATAGAACGTGGCCATCGACAATTCCACCTCTCATAAACCCTCCCCCAAATCCTGCTGCTGTTCAAACATCTCCAGTAAAACCATCATACCAAGACCCGTATAACAATGTTCCTGGTGGACCTGAACAATCGAGTCGTTCAGACAAAAGCAACTATAACACACTCTATAGTATATCTCAGGTAAATCCCCAAGACCCACCCCAGTATTTCGAAGGTGTCCCTTCTGTCGTTGCATCTAATAAGAAGACATTTGGAGGTACTGACCAGTTACCAGATGCTCCTGATCTAAGTGTATTTGTGAAATCAGTATTTCAAAACGATGGCACACATGAGAACACAGCTGTGGACCATGAAACCCATTACACCAACAACAATCACAGGGAATTCAAAACACTTCATCCTATTGATCACAACAATGGCCACTCAAAAGACCCAGATACGATACCTTATCCTGCAAGCATGTTAAACAAGAGAAAACTATCTTCCACTCtagaaaactttgaaaatacaGATGTACTCTCAAATATTAAAACCAACAATGGAAACCACAAGGATCCGGATACAATCTTAGTTCACAATAAAAGTCCAAATAACTACAGGGATACTGGTGGGCCCTCTATATACAATGACAATAGAGGTACTTTTGAGACATTATTTTCACAGAGTAATAACAACCGTTATCATGATGATCGGGGAACGTTATCAATCTACAAtagaaataatgataaacacaaaaaTTCAGATGTGATTTTTACTTTATCTAAAAATAATGGCCACTCTAAAGACCCAGATACAGATCTACCTTTATCTAGAAATAATGGCCACTATGACGATCCAGATACAATCCCACTTTTATCTACAAATAATGGTCATTCTAAAGATCCTGACATAATCTCACCTTTATCGACAAACAATGACCGTTATAAAGCTCCAGATACAATTTCGTCTTTATCTACAAATAATGGTCATTCTAAAGATCCGGATACAATCCCATCTTTTTCTACAAATAATGGTCATCCAAAAGATTCAGATACAATTCCACGTGTATCAAGTGATGAAGGACACTCAAAGGATGTTGATGTAGTTCCAGCTTTAGCAAGTAACAATGGTCATTATAAAGACCCGGATGTTAGGTTTTTAGCTTCAGCGTCTATTCCACCTCCAGAGGAGTCTAAAAACCTCCACCCTGCCTACGGGCCTAAACAGACTTTGCAAAGTCCAGGCAGTATAGATGCCCAGTTTGACACTAGTCCCTCCATTATAAGTTTATCTGATACTCATAACCAACGTAATTATAATTACCCTAGTGACAAAAAAATCACTTCTACTCAAAAGTTTAATGCTCCAGGTGCAGGAGATATATCAGTTAGCAATGACCCCACTCAACTCTTCAACTATAGGAGTTACAATGACCCGTATCAGTACAATTACGAATATTATGAAGATTATGAGCCTACAGATCCCACACCACCATTTAACGTGGAATCTCATAACAAATCAACAAATACAACTACTTCAAACCCTCCTGTAGTTATAACTAGTTCATCAGCTCAGAAATCTTTCAATTCAACCTCTTTATATCCCGCCAGACCCTCTCCTGTATATCCCACTCCTGCACCTTTAGTAAAAGCCAATGAATGTAACCCTAGTAAGTGTCTTGCTCCAGATTGTCGCTGTGGTGGAATAGACATTCCTGGAGGGCTGCCTGTTAGCGAGACCCCTCAAGTCCTGCTTCTTACCTTTGATGACGCAATTAATGacttaaattttgatttatacaaagaaatatttagtgGACGAAAAAATCCTAACGGTTGTCCCATTCATGGAACGTTTTACATTTCTCATGAGTGGACGGATTACGGAGAAGTTCAAACCCTTTATTCTCAAGGCCACGAGATTGCATCACATACTATCAG CCACAGCTATGGAGAGAAGTTCTCCAAGAACAAGTGGTTCAAAGAAATACAGGGTCAACGAGAGATTCTCCATCTGTATGGAGGAGTCAAGATGGAAGACATCCGCGGGATGAGAGCACCCTTTCTGCAAATTGGTGGGAACCCCATGTTTGAAATGCTGTTCGAGGCCAACTTCACTTACGATTCTTCCATGCCTGTGTTTGAGAATGATCCTCCTTTCTGGCCTTTTACCCTCGACTACGCCATCAACAACGAATGCATGATCACGCCTTGTCCCAATGAATCCTTTCCGGGACTGTGGGAGATGGCAATGGTAATGTGGGTGGACTTGAAAGGTGGTCGTTGTTCTATGGCCGATGCCTGCTCTAATCCCCAAGACGAACAAGGAATAGTAGAATTCCTCAAGAAAAATTTCAATCGCCACTATAACTCAAATCGTGCCCCACTTGGTCTATTCTTCCACTCGGCTTGGTTCACCACAGCCCACCACAAGAAGGGATTATTGAAGTTCTTAGACGAAGTCCTCAGCAAAGGCGATGTCTGGCTTGTAACCAACTGGCAACTCATTCAGTGGCTAAGAAATCCTACACCCAAATCCAAATTGAAAAGTTTTGAACCCTGGCAATGTAAACGACAAGATCTTCCTCCTCCATGCCACAATCCTACCGTGTGTAATGTGTGGGACAAGAACGGCATACGTTACATGAAAACGTGCCAGCAATGTCCAAGTCACTATCCCTGGGTGGGGAGGACTGGTTATAAAAAGGACGGATAG